CGCGCTGCTTCAGCGCCTCGTCTTCCAGCGGCTTGAACTTGTTGAACCAGGGCGCGATGAAGAGCGGGTACACCACCATCGCCAGCAGGTTCACGCCCATCCAGACGGCCCAGGCCCAGACCCACCACAGCGGCCCGGCCGCGCCCATCAGCCAGAGGATCAGCCAGGCGACCGGCCCGCCGATCGCGACGGCCAGCACCAGGCCCTTGGCCAGGTCGGCCAGCCACAGCTTCCAGGTCATCTTGTTGAAGCCGAAGCGCTCCTCCACCACGAAGGTGGCGTAGAGCGAGAAGGGCAGGTCCAGCAGGCCGCCGATCAAAGCGAAGCTGGCCAGCAGGGCGAGTTGCTGGACCATGCCGGGGCCGAGCATGGCCAGCAGCGCCTGGTTGAGCGCGTGCAGGCCGCCCAGCAGCGTCCAGCCCAGCAGGACCACGGCGCCGAATGCCATTTCCAGCAGGCCCAGGCGCGCCTTGGCCAGGGTGTAGTCGGCCGCCTTCTGGTGCGCCGGCAGCGACACCGTGCCGGCGAAATCCGCCGGCACCTCGGCGCGGTGCCGCGCCACGTGCCGGATCTGGCGGGTGGCCAGCCAGAACTTCGTGCCCAGCCCGCCCAGCAAGGCGACGGCGAAGGCCAGGGTCCACAGGTAGGAGGCGCTCATCGCGGCGAGTGTAGGGAATCCGCGGGCGGCGCGCCGGCCGCGTGTCGAGCGCCGCGCGTCGCGGCGAAGCGGAGACAATGCCGCCATGAGCGCTACACCTCCCGCCGCCGAGCCCGCGGCCCTGCCTAAGAACGACCAGAACCTCGTGTGGCTCGACTGCGAGATGACCGGGCTGGACCCGGAAGTCGATCGCATCATCGAGATCGCCGTGGTCGTGACCGGGCCGCTGCTGCAGCCGCGCGTGGAGGGCCCGGTGTTCGCCATCCACCAGAGCGACGAGCAGCTCGACCGCATGGACGCCTGGAACAAGAACACCCATGGCCGCAGCGGCCTGATCGACCGCGTGAAGGCGTCGGTGATCTCGGAGGCGCAGGCCGAGGACCAGTTGCTGGCCTTCCTGGCGCAGTTCGTGGCCAAGGGCGTGTCGCCCCTGTGCGGCAACACCATCGGGCAGGACCGGCGCTTCCTGGTCAAGTACATGCCGCGGCTGGAAGCGTTCTTCCACTACCGCAACCTGGACGTCAGCACGCTCAAGGAGCTGGCGCGCCGCTGGCGGCCCGAGGTGTACAACAACTTCAAGAAACAGCAGTCGCACACCGCGCTGGCCGACGTGCACGAGTCGATCGACGAACTCGTGCACTACCGCGAGCACTTCATCCGGCTCGGGAATTAGAGGCGGCGCTCAGGCAGCCGCGCCCGCCCTGTGCGATAATAGCCAGCTTCGCGGCGCCGCGCGTGCCGCAACTCCTCGCATCCGACCTTCATGCACAGGCCCCCCGATGGGGCCACCGGCGCCTTCCGCCGGACGTCGTTGATGGTTGCATGTTCCCTTGACCATTGACGACGGCAGCTCGATCAATGGGGGTCAGAGCCCGATCTGCTTCGCAGATCCGCGATCCGATCCCCAGGCATTCGAACTCGCCGCATGAGAGCTTCATGACCGACACGTTTGACGTGCAGGGCGAGTTCGCGCCTGCGCTTTCCATCGAAGAAACCACCGTTGCCGCCGCGCCGGCGCTGCCGAACGGCTTCATCCGCCTGGGCCTGGCGCCCGAGCTGATCGCCGCGGTGGAGGACCTGGGCTTCTCGCAGCCCACCGCCGTGCAGGACGAGGTGATTCCGCGCGCGCTGCCCACCGGCGTGGAAGGCGGGGACGCCTTCATCGACCTGATGGTCTCCAGCCAGACCGGCAGCGGCAAGACCGCCGCGTTCCTGTTGCCGGTGCTGCACACGCTGCTGCAGATGCAGGCCGAAGCCGCCGATCGCGAGCGCGCGGAAGAAAAGCGCCTGGCCGACGAAGCCTCCGCCCGCGGCGAAGCGCCGCCCAAGCGTCGCCGCCGCAACCCGGCCGACCCGCGCAACTTCAAGCCGGCCGTGCCCGGCGCGCTGGTGCTGTGTCCGACGCGCGAGCTGGCGCAGCAGGTGGCGCACGATGCCATCGGCCTGGTCAAGCACTGCAAGGGCCTGCGCATCGCCAACGTGGTGGGCGGCATGCCCTACCAGATGCAGATCGCGCGGCTGCAGAACGCCAACCTGGTGGTCGCCACGCCGGGCCGCCTGCTGGACCTGCAGCGCTCGGGCCAGATCCAGCTGGACCAGGTGCGCTTCCTGGTGGTCGACGAGGCCGACCGCATGCTGGACCTGGGCTTCGCCGACGACCTGGCCGAGATCCAACAGCTCACCGCCCAGCGCCAGCAGACCATGATGTTCAGCGCCACCTTCGCGCCGCGCATCCAGCAACTGGCCGCGCGCGTGATGCGCCAGCCGCAGAAGATCCAGATCGACTCGCCGCAGGAGCAGCACGCCAACATCAAGCAGAT
The sequence above is a segment of the Ramlibacter tataouinensis genome. Coding sequences within it:
- a CDS encoding M48 family metallopeptidase, which codes for MSASYLWTLAFAVALLGGLGTKFWLATRQIRHVARHRAEVPADFAGTVSLPAHQKAADYTLAKARLGLLEMAFGAVVLLGWTLLGGLHALNQALLAMLGPGMVQQLALLASFALIGGLLDLPFSLYATFVVEERFGFNKMTWKLWLADLAKGLVLAVAIGGPVAWLILWLMGAAGPLWWVWAWAVWMGVNLLAMVVYPLFIAPWFNKFKPLEDEALKQRVTALMQRCGFRAKGLFVMDGSRRSAHANAYFTGFGAAKRVVFFDTLLSRLTADEVDAVLAHELGHFRHKHLVKMIALLFAFSAVGFWLLGYLSRQPWFYTGLGVGPNLEGPNDALALLLFLLVVPLFTFFISPLLAQLSRRNEFQADAFAVAQTGSRDLRNALLKLYEDNASTLTPDPLYVRFYYSHPPASERLARMAAAGGTP
- the orn gene encoding oligoribonuclease translates to MSATPPAAEPAALPKNDQNLVWLDCEMTGLDPEVDRIIEIAVVVTGPLLQPRVEGPVFAIHQSDEQLDRMDAWNKNTHGRSGLIDRVKASVISEAQAEDQLLAFLAQFVAKGVSPLCGNTIGQDRRFLVKYMPRLEAFFHYRNLDVSTLKELARRWRPEVYNNFKKQQSHTALADVHESIDELVHYREHFIRLGN
- a CDS encoding DEAD/DEAH box helicase, producing MTDTFDVQGEFAPALSIEETTVAAAPALPNGFIRLGLAPELIAAVEDLGFSQPTAVQDEVIPRALPTGVEGGDAFIDLMVSSQTGSGKTAAFLLPVLHTLLQMQAEAADRERAEEKRLADEASARGEAPPKRRRRNPADPRNFKPAVPGALVLCPTRELAQQVAHDAIGLVKHCKGLRIANVVGGMPYQMQIARLQNANLVVATPGRLLDLQRSGQIQLDQVRFLVVDEADRMLDLGFADDLAEIQQLTAQRQQTMMFSATFAPRIQQLAARVMRQPQKIQIDSPQEQHANIKQMLYWADHPQHKRALLDHWLRDASIDQAIVFASTQVECDALAEDLQQVGFAAVALHGALSQGLRNRRLGALRNGQVQILVATDVAARGIDVPTITHVFNFGLPMKSEDYTHRIGRTGRAGRDGLAVTFAEYRDRFRIFDIEAFTKQPFKAEVVPGLEPQQRAPRAPQPGFGGRGRGGPGPRGGAPGPRGGHGARRNTGGEFGRQTGFGDFNGDRRERRESTPWEKPAPRSSFAKPGNGGKVFVPRDAKKRAYR